The following proteins are co-located in the Tripterygium wilfordii isolate XIE 37 chromosome 2, ASM1340144v1, whole genome shotgun sequence genome:
- the LOC120011165 gene encoding uncharacterized protein DDB_G0283697-like: MDDALLFSVNLDLVTEQAVHPVNRFSRQNVIQTLYIHTTRTDCFGLSFSRSPIYFFAFFVSFLLQSPSDLTGLTQTKSCHFGGSLVPSVREYRKEGRSLIPKLSHIRKFIQLVEEKKKRALEKKEAPLKWEQKLEAAAKAKADAEAKDKKSRALKHQRRSVSESDTESDNNSSDGGRKNRRTHKKHRKHAHSDSGDNEKRKDKRSSRRKPKRRSSDSSDDGSDEFLSGSDEDRRKKRSYRRHKHQCDSDSSASDFSSDDREDEMSRSRRSAKHHKRHRQSEYVDADSPSERTWCNTKKPWEAPQMPLSISIY, encoded by the exons TGACTTGGTGACAGAGCAAGCGGTCCACCCGGTGAACCGGTTTAGTAGACAGAACGTAATTCAGacgctatatatacatactacgCGGACGGATTGCTTCGGTCTCTCGTTCAGTCGGTCACCGATCTACTTCTTCGCTTTCTTCGTCTCCTTCCTTCTCCAGTCTCCATCAG ATTTGACTGGTTTAACACAGACAAAATCTTGTCATTTTGGTGGGTCTCTGGTGCCTTCAGTAAGAGAATATAGAAAAGAAGGCAGATCTTTGATTCCCAAACTTTCGCATATAAG AAAGTTCATCCAGTTGGttgaggagaaaaagaagagagctTTGGAGAAGAAGGAAGCCCCATTGAAATGGGAGCAGAAGTTAGAAGCTGCTGCAAAAGCAAAGGCTGATGCAGAAGCCAAAGACAAGAAATCAAGAGCTTTAAAGCACCAAAGACGTTCTGTGTCAGAATCTGATACTGAGAGTGATAATAACAGCAGTGATGGGGGAAGAAAGAATAGGAGAACTCACAAAAAGCATAGAAAGCATGCCCACTCAGATTCAGGTGACAATGAAAAGAGGAAGGATAAGAGAAGTAGTAGACGAAAACCAAAGAGACGATCTTCGGACTCAAGTGACGATGGCAGCGATGAATTTTTGAGTGGCTCTGACGAAGacaggaggaagaagagaagctaCAGAAGACACAAGCATCAGTGTGATTCAGATTCTAGTGCTTCTGATTTTTCAAGTGATGATAGGGAAGATGAGATGTCCAGAAGTAGAAGAAGTGCAAAACATCACAAGCGCCATCGGCAGTCAGAATATGTTGATGCGGATTCACCTAGTGAGAGAACGTGGTGCAATACGAAGAAACCATGGGAAGCACCACAAATGCCATTGTCGATCTCAATCTATTGA
- the LOC120014943 gene encoding protein DETOXIFICATION 12-like isoform X1 produces the protein MRKAEEKKGMEESLIPKQREDSDSSSSLTWEVFFEEVKRLGWIAAPMVAVNLSLLLLQVISMMMAGHLGELSLSSAAIAVSLSGVTGFSFLMGMASALETLCGQAYGAQQYRKLGTQTYTAIFCLILVCLPISLIWINMEKILVLIGQDPEISHEAGRFTIWLIPGLFAYAIVQPLIRFFQMQSLIFPMFIISIITLCLHIPLCWVLVFMSRLENHGAAFALSISMWLNAIFLGLYMKFSSACAKTRSPISMELFRGIGEFFRFAVPSAVMICLEWWSYELLVLLSGLLPNPQLETSVLSICLQTISTLYMIPYGLGGAASTRISNELGAGHPKSARIVVYAMMFLAIVETTIVSSTIFASRHVFGYTFSDEKEVVDYVTVMSPLICISIILDSLQGVLSGVARGCGWQDIGAYVNLAAFYLCGIPCAAMLGFWAKLGGKGLWIGIQTGAFTQTILLFIATGCTNWEKQANKARERAFEGTHSADNGLA, from the exons ATGAGGAAAGCAGAGGAGAAAAAGGGCATGGAAGAAAGTCTGATACCGAAACAAAGAGAGGACTCGGACTCCTCCTCGTCTTTAACGTGGGAGGTGTTCTTTGAAGAAGTGAAGAGATTGGGCTGGATAGCTGCACCAATGGTTGCTGTGAATCTGTCGCTGCTCCTGTTGCAAGTTATTTCAATGATGATGGCCGGTCATCTCGGTGAACTTTCTCTCTCAAGTGCCGCCATAGCCGTCTCGCTTTCTGGTGTCACCGGCTTCAGCTTCCTC ATGGGGATGGCAAGTGCATTGGAAACTCTTTGTGGGCAGGCTTATGGAGCTCAGCAGTATCGCAAACTTGGAACTCAGACTTATACTGCTATATTCTGCCTAATTTTAGTTTGTCTTCCAATCTCTCTGATATGGATAAACATGGAAAAGATACTTGTATTGATCGGCCAAGACCCCGAAATTTCTCATGAAGCTGGTAGATTTACAATATGGCTTATTCCTGGACTCTTTGCTTATGCAATTGTTCAACCACTGATTCGATTCTTTCAGATGCAGAGTTTGATTTTTCCTATGTTTATAATCTCTATCATAACTCTGTGTCTCCACATACCACTCTGTTGGGTTTTAGTATTTATGTCAAGACTTGAGAATCATGGAGCAGCATTTGCACTCAGTATTTCTATGTGGTTAAATGCGATTTTTCTTGGGTTATACATGAAGTTCTCTTCTGCCTGTGCAAAAACCCGTTCACCAATTTCTATGGAGTTGTTCCGAGGGATTGGAGAGTTTTTCCGCTTTGCTGTTCCTTCTGCAGTAATGATATG CCTCGAATGGTGGTCATATGAGTTGCTTGTTTTGCTGTCAGGGCTTTTGCCTAATCCACAGCTTGAAACTTCAGTCCTCTCTATATG TCTTCAAACAATTTCAACACTCTATATGATACCATACGGACTTGGTGGAGCAGCAAG CACTAGAATCTCAAATGAATTAGGAGCAGGGCACCCAAAATCTGCACGTATAGTTGTCTACGCTATGATGTTTCTTGCAATAGTAGAAACAACAATTGTAAGTTCAACAATCTTTGCTAGCCGGCACGTTTTTGGTTACACATTCAGCGATGAGAAGGAAGTTGTGGATTATGTCACTGTCATGTCTCCCTTGATCTGTATTTCCATTATATTAGATTCCTTACAAGGAGTACTTTCAG GTGTTGCTAGAGGATGCGGATGGCAGGACATAGGAGCTTATGTCAACCTAGCGGCATTCTATCTTTGTGGTATCCCTTGTGCTGCAATGTTGGGTTTCTGGGCAAAATTAGGGGGGAAGGGCCTTTGGATTGGAATACAAACTGGTGCCTTTACACAGACAATCCTCCTCTTCATTGCAACAGGTTGCACAAACTGGGAAAAGCAG GCAAACAAGGCAAGGGAGAGGGCCTTTGAAGGAACACACTCAGCTGACAATGGTTTGGCGTAA
- the LOC120015677 gene encoding ATP synthase subunit beta, mitochondrial-like: MASRRLLSSLLRSSVRRSPSKSGLSNPRISPSPATRGASPYGYILNRVAEYATSAAALAPSSPPTPKADASKKGKIVDEFTGKGAIGQVCQVIGAVVDVRFVEGLPPILTALEVLDNPIRLVLEVAQHLGENMVRTIAMDGTEGLVRGQRVLNTGSPITVPVGRATLGRIMNVIGEPIDEKGDIKTEHFLPIHREAPAFVEQATEQQILVTGIKVVDLLAPYQRGGKIGLFGGAGVGKTVLIMELINNVAKAHGGFSVFAGVGERTREGNDLYREMIESGVIKLDDKQADSKCALVYGQMNEPPGARARVGLTGLTVAEHFRDAEGQDVLLFIDNIFRFTQANSEVSALLGRIPSAVGYQPTLATDLGGLQERITTTKKGSITSVQAIYVPADDLTDPAPATTFAHLDATTVLSRQISELGIYPAVDPLDSTSRMLSPHILGEEHYNTARGVQKVLQNYKNLQDIIAILGMDELSEDDKLTVARARKIQRFLSQPFHVAEVFTGAPGKYVDLKESIGSFQGVLDGKYDDLSEQSFYMVGGIEEVIAKADKIAKESAA; the protein is encoded by the exons ATGGCTTCCCGCAGACTCCTATCTTCGCTTCTCCGATCTTCCGTTCGCCGATCTCCCTCCAAATCTGGTTTGTCAAATCCTAGAATTTCTCCATCTCCCGCCACGCGCGGGGCTTCTCCCTATGGCTACATCCTTAACCGTGTTGCAGAGTATGCTACCTCTGCTGCGGCATTAGCTCCGTCTTCGCCGCCGACGCCGAAGGCCGACGCTAGCAAAAAGGGGAAAATTGTCGATGAGTTCACTGGAAAGGGTGCGATCGGTCAGGTTTGCCAGGTCATCGGTGCTGTGGTCGATGTGAGATTCGTGGAGGGGCTGCCTCCGATTCTAACGGCTCTTGAGGTTCTTGACAATCCGATCCGATTGGTGCTTGAGGTGGCGCAACATTTGGGAGAGAATATGGTTAGAACCATTGCCATGGACGGAACTGAAGGGCTTGTCAGAGGACAGCGCGTGCTTAATACTGGTTCTCCTATTACT GTTCCTGTTGGTAGGGCTACCCTTGGCCGTATCATGAATGTGATTGGTGAGCCAATCGACGAGAAAGGAGATATAA AAACCGAACATTTCCTGCCCATTCACAGAGAAGCTCCAGCATTTGTTGAACAAGCTACTGAACAACAGATTCTTGTGACTGGTATCAAG GTGGTTGATCTCCTTGCACCATACCAGAGAGGTGGAAAGATTGGGTTGTTTGGTGGTGCTGGTGTTGGAAAGACTGTGTTGATTATGGAACTTATTAACAATGTCGCAAAAGCTCATG GTGGTTTCTCAGTATTTGCTGGTGTTGGGGAACGAACAAGAGAGGGGAATGATTTGTACAGGGAAATGATTGAGAGTGGTGTCATTAAGCTTGATGATAAGCAG GCTGATAGCAAGTGTGCCCTTGTCTATGGTCAAATGAATGAGCCTCCAGGTGCCCGTGCTCGTGTTGGTCTTACTGGACTGACTGTGGCTGAACACTTCCGTGATGCTGAAGGACAAGATGTGCTTCTCTTTATTGACAACATTTTCCGCTTCACCCAA GCTAACTCAGAAGTGTCTGCTTTGCTTGGTCGTATTCCATCTGCCGTTGGTTACCAACCCACATTGGCCACAGATCTTGGAGGTCTTCAGGAGCGTATTACCACCACCAAGAAGGGTTCAATCACGTCTGTCCAGGCCATTTATGTACCTGCTGATGACTTGACAGATCCAGCTCCTGCTACAACCTTTGCTCACTTGGATGCCACAACTGTGTTGTCACGACAG ATTTCCGAACTTGGAATTTATCCTGCTGTGGATCCACTTGACTCTACATCTCGTATGCTCTCTCCTCATATTTTGGGTGAGGAACACTACAACACTGCTCGTGGGGTGCAGAAAGttcttcaaaattacaagaatctGCAAGATATCATTGCCATTTTGGGAATGGATGAGCTAAGTGAAGATGACAAGTTGACTGTTGCCCGTGCTCGTAAGATTCAAAGGTTCTTGAGCCAGCCTTTCCATGTTGCAGAAGTTTTCACTGGTGCTCCTGGCAAGTACGTTGACTTAAAAGAAAGCATTGGCAGCTTCCAG GGAGTGTTGGATGGAAAGTATGATGACCTTTCAGAACAGTCTTTTTACATGGTTGGAGGCATTGAAGAGGTTATTGCGAAGGCTGATAAGATTGCCAAAGAATCTGCTGCCTAA
- the LOC120009227 gene encoding fruit protein pKIWI502-like, translated as MPVTLALPPPSFHSFSHSVPFAYFSPALPSMSILRYLSSHSHRFRRRVATVAAAVRQDTTIWTQAPLLEIDPVAESLFHVTIDVSDSPDVATSHTRAGQYIQLRITDVAKPSFLAIASPPAFSVTKGAFEFLVKSIPGSIAELLCGLKKGDVVELTQAMGNGFAIDRIEPPEKYPTVFIFATGSAISPIRSLIESGFSDKRSDVRLYYGARNLKRMAYQDRFRDWESLGVKIVPVLSQPDDSWNGEKGYVQAAFSSLKKITSPMATGAVLCGQKLMTEEVTSMLVADGVSSENILKNF; from the exons ATGCCCGTTACACTCGCTCTCCCTCCGCCTTCCTTCCATTCTTTTTCCCACAGTGTCCCCTTTGCGTACTTTAGCCCAGCCCTCCCATCAATGTCCATCCTTCGCTACTTGTCATCACATTCCCACCGCTTCAGAAGGCGCGTCGCAACGGTTGCCGCCGCTGTCCGGCAAGATACCACAATCTGGACACAAGCGCCTCTATTGGAGATCGATCCTGTCGCTGAGTCTCTCTTTCATGTCACCATCGATGTCTCCGACTCGCCCGACGTAGCCACATCTCACACTCGCGCGGGCCAGTACATCCAGCTCCGAATTACGGACGTAGCTAAGCCCTCGTTCCTCGCCATTGCCTCGCCTCCTGCTTTCTCGGTGACGAAAGGTGCCTTCGAGTTCTTGGTGAAAAGTATACCAGGATCGATTGCCGAGCTTCTTTGCGGGCTCAAGAAAGGGGATGTAGTTGAGCTGACCCAAGCCATGGGGAATGGCTTTGCAATAGATCGGATCGAACCGCCGGAGAAGTACCCAACAGTTTTTATCTTCGCAACTGGATCAGCAATCAG TCCAATCAGGTCTCTCATTGAGTCAGGGTTTAGCGATAAAAGATCTGATGTAAGGCTTTATTATGGTGCTAGAAACCTCAAAAGAATGGCTTATCAG GATAGGTTCAGAGATTGGGAATCCTTGGGTGTAAAGATAGTTCCAGTATTATCACAACCAGATGATAGTTGGAATGGTGAAAAAGGCTACGTGCAG GCAGCTTTCAGTAGTTTAAAGAAAATTACTAGCCCTATGGCCACGGGTGCTGTGCTGTGTGGGCAGAAACTGATGACTGAG GAAGTTACCTCAATGCTTGTAGCAGATGGAGTCTCCAGTGAAAATATACTGAAGAACTTCTGA
- the LOC120014943 gene encoding protein DETOXIFICATION 12-like isoform X2 produces the protein MRKAEEKKGMEESLIPKQREDSDSSSSLTWEVFFEEVKRLGWIAAPMVAVNLSLLLLQVISMMMAGHLGELSLSSAAIAVSLSGVTGFSFLMGMASALETLCGQAYGAQQYRKLGTQTYTAIFCLILVCLPISLIWINMEKILVLIGQDPEISHEAGRFTIWLIPGLFAYAIVQPLIRFFQMQSLIFPMFIISIITLCLHIPLCWVLVFMSRLENHGAAFALSISMWLNAIFLGLYMKFSSACAKTRSPISMELFRGIGEFFRFAVPSAVMICLEWWSYELLVLLSGLLPNPQLETSVLSICLQTISTLYMIPYGLGGAASTRISNELGAGHPKSARIVVYAMMFLAIVETTIVSSTIFASRHVFGYTFSDEKEVVDYVTVMSPLICISIILDSLQGVLSGVARGCGWQDIGAYVNLAAFYLCGIPCAAMLGFWAKLGGKGLWIGIQTGAFTQTILLFIATGCTNWEKQANKARERAFEGRHSADNGLA, from the exons ATGAGGAAAGCAGAGGAGAAAAAGGGCATGGAAGAAAGTCTGATACCGAAACAAAGAGAGGACTCGGACTCCTCCTCGTCTTTAACGTGGGAGGTGTTCTTTGAAGAAGTGAAGAGATTGGGCTGGATAGCTGCACCAATGGTTGCTGTGAATCTGTCGCTGCTCCTGTTGCAAGTTATTTCAATGATGATGGCCGGTCATCTCGGTGAACTTTCTCTCTCAAGTGCCGCCATAGCCGTCTCGCTTTCTGGTGTCACCGGCTTCAGCTTCCTC ATGGGGATGGCAAGTGCATTGGAAACTCTTTGTGGGCAGGCTTATGGAGCTCAGCAGTATCGCAAACTTGGAACTCAGACTTATACTGCTATATTCTGCCTAATTTTAGTTTGTCTTCCAATCTCTCTGATATGGATAAACATGGAAAAGATACTTGTATTGATCGGCCAAGACCCCGAAATTTCTCATGAAGCTGGTAGATTTACAATATGGCTTATTCCTGGACTCTTTGCTTATGCAATTGTTCAACCACTGATTCGATTCTTTCAGATGCAGAGTTTGATTTTTCCTATGTTTATAATCTCTATCATAACTCTGTGTCTCCACATACCACTCTGTTGGGTTTTAGTATTTATGTCAAGACTTGAGAATCATGGAGCAGCATTTGCACTCAGTATTTCTATGTGGTTAAATGCGATTTTTCTTGGGTTATACATGAAGTTCTCTTCTGCCTGTGCAAAAACCCGTTCACCAATTTCTATGGAGTTGTTCCGAGGGATTGGAGAGTTTTTCCGCTTTGCTGTTCCTTCTGCAGTAATGATATG CCTCGAATGGTGGTCATATGAGTTGCTTGTTTTGCTGTCAGGGCTTTTGCCTAATCCACAGCTTGAAACTTCAGTCCTCTCTATATG TCTTCAAACAATTTCAACACTCTATATGATACCATACGGACTTGGTGGAGCAGCAAG CACTAGAATCTCAAATGAATTAGGAGCAGGGCACCCAAAATCTGCACGTATAGTTGTCTACGCTATGATGTTTCTTGCAATAGTAGAAACAACAATTGTAAGTTCAACAATCTTTGCTAGCCGGCACGTTTTTGGTTACACATTCAGCGATGAGAAGGAAGTTGTGGATTATGTCACTGTCATGTCTCCCTTGATCTGTATTTCCATTATATTAGATTCCTTACAAGGAGTACTTTCAG GTGTTGCTAGAGGATGCGGATGGCAGGACATAGGAGCTTATGTCAACCTAGCGGCATTCTATCTTTGTGGTATCCCTTGTGCTGCAATGTTGGGTTTCTGGGCAAAATTAGGGGGGAAGGGCCTTTGGATTGGAATACAAACTGGTGCCTTTACACAGACAATCCTCCTCTTCATTGCAACAGGTTGCACAAACTGGGAAAAGCAG
- the LOC120006694 gene encoding protein DETOXIFICATION 12-like, translated as MRKAEEKKGMEENLIPKQREDSDYSSSSLTWEVFFEEVKRLGWIAAPMVAVNLSLFLLQVISMMMAGHLGELSLSSAAIAVSLSGVTGFSFLMGMASALETLCGQAYGAQQYRKLGTQTYTAIFCLILVCLPISLIWINMGKILVLIGQDPEISHEAGRFTIWLIPGLFAYAIVQPLIRFFQMQSLIFPMFIISIITLCLHIPLCWVLVFMSRLENHGAAFALSISMWLNAIFLGLYMKCSSACAKTRSPISVELFRGIGEFFRFAVPSAVMICLEWWSYELLVLLSGLLPNPQLETSVLSICLQTISTLYMIPYGLGGAASTRISNELGAGHPKSARIVVYALMFVAIVEATIVSSTIFASRHVFGYTFSDEKEVVDYVIVMSPLICISIILDSLQGVLSGVARGCGWQDIGAYVNLAAFYLCGIPCAAMLGFWAKLGGKGLWMGIQTGAFTQIILLFIATGCTNWEKQANKARERAFEGRLSADNGLA; from the exons ATGAGGAAAGCAGAGGAGAAGAAGGGCATGGAAGAAAATCTGATACCGAAACAAAGAGAGGACTCGGACTACTCCTCCTCGTCTTTAACGTGGGAGGTGTTCTTTGAAGAAGTGAAGAGATTGGGCTGGATAGCTGCACCAATGGTTGCTGTGAATCTGTCGCTGTTCCTGTTGCAAGTTATTTCAATGATGATGGCCGGTCATCTCGGTGAACTTTCTCTCTCAAGTGCCGCCATAGCCGTCTCGCTTTCTGGTGTCACAGGCTTCAGCTTCCTA ATGGGGATGGCAAGTGCATTGGAAACTCTTTGTGGGCAAGCTTATGGAGCTCAGCAGTATCGCAAACTTGGAACTCAGACTTATACTGCTATATTCTGCCTAATTTTAGTTTGTCTTCCAATCTCTCTGATATGGATAAACATGGGAAAGATACTTGTATTAATCGGCCAAGATCCCGAAATTTCTCATGAAGCTGGTAGATTTACAATATGGCTTATTCCTGGACTCTTTGCTTATGCAATTGTTCAACCGCTGATTCGATTCTTTCAGATGCAGAGTTTGATTTTTCCCATGTTTATAATCTCTATCATAACTCTGTGTCTCCACATACCACTCTGTTGGGTTTTAGTATTTATGTCAAGACTTGAGAATCATGGAGCAGCATTTGCACTCAGTATTTCTATGTGGTTAAATGCGATTTTTCTTGGGTTATACATGAAGTGCTCTTCTGCCTGTGCAAAAACCCGTTCACCAATTTCTGTGGAGTTGTTCCGAGGGATTGGAGAGTTTTTCCGCTTTGCCGTTCCTTCTGCTGTAATGATATG CCTCGAATGGTGGTCATATGAGTTGCTCGTTTTGCTATCAGGGCTTTTGCCTAATCCACAGCTTGAAACTTCAGTCCTCTCTATATG TCTTCAAACAATTTCAACACTCTATATGATACCATATGGACTTGGTGGAGCAGCAAG CACTAGAATCTCAAATGAATTAGGAGCAGGGCACCCAAAATCTGCGCGTATAGTTGTCTACGCTCTGATGTTTGTTGCAATAGTGGAAGCAACAATTGTAAGTTCAACAATCTTTGCTAGCCGACACGTTTTTGGTTACACATTCAGCGACGAGAAGGAAGTTGTGGATTATGTCATTGTCATGTCTCCCTTGATCTGTATTTCCATTATATTAGATTCCTTACAAGGAGTACTTTCAG GTGTTGCCAGAGGATGCGGATGGCAGGACATAGGAGCTTATGTCAACCTAGCGGCATTCTATCTTTGTGGTATACCTTGTGCTGCAATGTTGGGTTTCTGGGCAAAATTAGGGGGGAAGGGCCTTTGGATGGGCATACAAACCGGTGCCTTTACGCAGATAATCCTCCTCTTCATTGCAACAGGTTGCACAAACTGGGAAAAGCAG GCAAACAAGGCAAGGGAGAGGGCCTTTGAAGGAAGACTCTCAGCTGACAATGGTTTGGCGTaa